One uncultured Flavobacterium sp. DNA segment encodes these proteins:
- a CDS encoding phage baseplate assembly protein V has product MVIPKIIFGIDGKEISHFTKIDLKQTINTHHEFKISIPHSVIERPRAYTMESAQESLGKVLHIRLDANNNFLGIITNVRYQQELGHVGSQIVISGYSKTILLETGPKLNSWEDFNLKDMAHDVIQTAAGEQLQYEIDPEFTSKIEYQTQYLESDFRYIQRLAKQYNEWLFYDGEKLFIGKPKQESSPIKLIYNKDLFNLSISVEAKPNQYSGYTYNENSDQLYQAQTDDSVVEGLPKLGKDAFEASRKLYQTSSYEYGQFSTGDDIYFETILKRKQESAAADGNYILATSSNPKLRIGSIINIEAQQILDRSDVLQKGLDTTKTHYDSNEIGTYIITEITHKATEIGEYENSFKALPAKIKKLPEPEVSMPVAQEQRAVVLANDDPSGNGRIRVELLWQKKQKSRTPWLYVLTPNAGTSDVVNKNRGWVTIPEVGDHVMVSFRYNDPNRPYVIGSIFNGKTGEGGKLDNHIKSFFTRSGCTITFDDKQKSILIKDPSDNSIYMDGEGNITVNAPKNMTINVGDNLDITVGKNMTVAVGGNKKTTIDGNNNLKVGKDSTVDITQLYKLITHMYEQKVSGDKTVKINGNLNKTTATTTHKAIGGDILIKSSGISKVLGAVDAKVNKG; this is encoded by the coding sequence ATGGTCATTCCTAAAATAATCTTTGGTATAGACGGCAAAGAAATTTCTCATTTTACCAAAATCGATTTAAAACAAACCATCAATACTCATCACGAGTTTAAAATCAGTATTCCACACTCTGTTATAGAAAGACCCAGAGCATATACAATGGAAAGCGCACAAGAATCTCTTGGAAAAGTGCTGCATATTAGACTGGATGCTAATAATAATTTCTTAGGAATTATAACAAACGTACGATACCAACAAGAATTAGGACATGTAGGCAGTCAAATTGTTATTTCCGGATATTCTAAAACTATTTTATTGGAAACAGGTCCAAAATTAAACTCTTGGGAAGATTTTAATTTAAAAGATATGGCGCATGATGTAATACAAACTGCAGCTGGTGAACAATTGCAATATGAAATTGATCCTGAATTTACTTCAAAAATAGAATACCAAACGCAATATCTGGAATCGGATTTTAGATATATTCAGCGATTGGCAAAACAATATAATGAATGGCTATTTTATGATGGTGAAAAATTATTTATAGGAAAACCAAAACAAGAAAGTAGTCCGATTAAATTAATTTATAACAAAGATTTATTTAATTTAAGTATATCAGTAGAAGCAAAACCAAACCAGTATAGTGGTTATACTTATAACGAAAACAGTGATCAACTATATCAGGCTCAAACAGATGACAGTGTTGTGGAAGGATTGCCAAAATTAGGTAAAGATGCTTTTGAAGCTTCAAGAAAATTATATCAAACATCCTCATATGAATATGGTCAATTTAGCACAGGAGATGACATATATTTTGAAACTATCTTAAAAAGGAAACAAGAAAGTGCAGCTGCAGATGGTAATTATATCTTAGCAACAAGTAGCAATCCAAAACTACGAATCGGCTCCATTATTAACATAGAAGCACAGCAAATATTAGATAGATCTGATGTTCTTCAAAAGGGATTAGACACCACAAAAACTCATTATGATTCTAATGAAATAGGTACTTATATCATTACCGAAATCACACATAAAGCCACTGAAATTGGTGAGTATGAAAATAGTTTTAAAGCACTTCCGGCTAAAATAAAAAAACTTCCAGAACCTGAAGTAAGCATGCCCGTAGCGCAAGAACAAAGAGCTGTCGTGTTGGCGAATGATGACCCTAGCGGAAACGGAAGGATCCGTGTAGAATTACTATGGCAGAAAAAACAAAAATCCCGTACACCATGGTTGTATGTATTAACCCCTAATGCAGGAACAAGTGATGTTGTAAATAAAAACCGTGGATGGGTTACAATACCAGAAGTAGGAGATCATGTGATGGTTAGTTTTCGCTACAATGACCCAAATAGACCTTATGTGATAGGAAGTATTTTCAACGGAAAAACAGGAGAAGGAGGTAAATTAGACAATCATATCAAAAGCTTTTTTACACGTAGCGGTTGTACCATCACTTTTGATGATAAACAAAAAAGCATCCTAATTAAAGATCCATCAGACAATAGTATTTATATGGATGGTGAAGGAAATATTACCGTGAATGCTCCTAAGAATATGACTATAAATGTTGGAGATAATCTCGATATTACTGTTGGTAAAAACATGACCGTAGCAGTAGGAGGCAACAAAAAAACAACCATTGATGGTAATAATAACTTAAAAGTTGGAAAAGACAGTACAGTAGACATAACACAATTATATAAACTTATTACTCATATGTATGAGCAAAAAGTATCAGGAGATAAAACCGTAAAAATAAATGGTAATCTAAACAAAACTACGGCTACAACAACCCACAAAGCCATAGGCGGAGATATTTTGATAAAAAGTTCAGGAATTTCAAAAGTATTAGGAGCTGTAGATGCTAAAGTGAATAAGGGATAA
- a CDS encoding phage baseplate assembly protein V, whose translation MTPPTIIFGIDSKKISHFTSVELVQVINDHHRFEILVPHAAIESPLAYTLENAQGWLGKVVHIILEEKNNFLGVVTNIAFDQEMGHSGNQIIVSGYSKTILLESGEKLHSWEELNLKDIIKEVIKNGAGEQLQNDINPEYTSKMDYQNQYLETDFQFIQRLAKQYNEWLYYDGEKLNFGKPKAFDAPISLTYNSDISKLQIAVQAVPNKFSAFTYNESADKRYTAKSKDTVGGLPKLGNEAFAASKEVFATPAYTHGMVSTGDDLVLESFLKKKQESAAASTNYVTATTKNTKLKIGSIVNIHSSVLENASMITQEVGSYFITEISHYATHLGEYENNFRAIPSKVLSLPEPDVAFPIAQTQQAVVESNTDPKNKGRIRVQMLWQQGTAMKTAWLRVMTPDAGSSGKVGTNRGMVFIPDVGDHVMVHFRYGDPNRPFILGSVFHGKSGGGGGKDNNKRSFATRGGTSLVLDEEKNTFTATDPSGNMVKLNGDGTMTLYAPNKIDLQSKEINLIADEKVNISGINEVNVDSKKVLVVGTDEITQKSDTQITDEAPSINIKGKNTILAEGKVVDIDGKTMTNVKGGVVNLN comes from the coding sequence ATGACACCACCAACAATAATCTTCGGAATAGATTCTAAAAAAATAAGTCATTTTACCAGTGTTGAATTGGTACAGGTAATAAACGACCACCATCGATTTGAAATACTTGTTCCCCATGCAGCTATAGAGAGTCCTTTGGCGTACACTTTGGAAAATGCTCAGGGATGGCTGGGAAAAGTAGTACATATTATACTAGAAGAGAAAAACAATTTTTTGGGTGTTGTGACCAATATCGCTTTCGATCAGGAAATGGGACATTCCGGTAATCAGATTATTGTTTCAGGTTATTCCAAAACCATTTTGTTGGAATCGGGTGAGAAATTGCATTCCTGGGAAGAATTAAACTTAAAAGATATCATAAAAGAGGTAATAAAAAATGGAGCAGGAGAGCAGCTTCAGAACGATATTAATCCTGAATATACCAGTAAAATGGATTATCAGAATCAGTATTTGGAAACCGATTTTCAGTTCATTCAGCGATTAGCAAAACAATACAATGAATGGTTGTATTATGACGGAGAAAAATTAAATTTCGGAAAACCTAAAGCCTTCGATGCCCCGATATCCTTAACTTATAATAGTGATATTTCAAAACTGCAAATAGCGGTACAGGCCGTTCCGAATAAATTTAGTGCTTTTACCTACAATGAAAGTGCTGATAAGCGTTATACAGCAAAATCTAAAGACACAGTTGGAGGTTTACCAAAACTAGGCAATGAAGCATTTGCTGCTTCAAAAGAAGTTTTTGCAACACCAGCTTATACACACGGAATGGTGAGTACCGGTGATGATTTGGTATTGGAATCCTTCTTGAAAAAAAAGCAGGAAAGCGCTGCAGCAAGCACAAACTATGTTACGGCTACAACTAAAAATACAAAGTTAAAAATAGGAAGCATTGTTAACATTCATTCGAGTGTTTTAGAAAACGCCAGTATGATTACACAAGAAGTAGGTTCTTATTTCATAACCGAAATTAGTCATTACGCAACACATTTAGGGGAATACGAGAATAACTTCAGAGCTATCCCTTCAAAAGTACTGAGCTTACCAGAACCCGATGTGGCGTTTCCAATTGCGCAAACACAGCAAGCGGTTGTAGAGAGCAATACCGATCCCAAAAACAAAGGAAGAATAAGAGTTCAGATGTTGTGGCAGCAAGGGACTGCTATGAAAACAGCCTGGCTACGTGTGATGACGCCTGATGCTGGAAGCAGTGGCAAAGTGGGTACCAATCGTGGTATGGTATTTATTCCGGACGTGGGCGATCATGTAATGGTGCATTTTCGTTATGGTGATCCTAATCGACCTTTTATTCTTGGAAGTGTCTTTCACGGGAAAAGTGGAGGCGGGGGCGGAAAAGACAACAACAAAAGAAGTTTTGCCACCCGTGGAGGAACCTCACTTGTTCTTGACGAAGAAAAAAACACTTTCACAGCGACGGACCCAAGTGGTAACATGGTAAAGCTTAATGGTGACGGGACAATGACACTTTATGCACCCAATAAGATTGATTTACAGTCTAAAGAAATAAATCTTATCGCAGATGAAAAAGTAAATATTAGCGGGATAAATGAAGTAAATGTTGACAGTAAAAAGGTCCTTGTTGTTGGTACTGATGAAATCACGCAAAAAAGTGACACACAAATTACAGATGAAGCGCCAAGCATTAATATAAAAGGTAAAAATACCATTTTGGCAGAAGGAAAAGTAGTTGATATAGATGGTAAAACGATGACAAATGTTAAAGGTGGAGTAGTAAATTTAAATTAA
- a CDS encoding DUF4280 domain-containing protein produces MAKPDNTLKRKEREEKENAEDGLKFVIDGAKLKCDLCTVPAGDLKVNFDTPTIQDKKVATVVEKDKKSLIFKGNCKKSPQSSSPCASVMKLADWKDVGTVYFQDEFPLLLKSTIKCEYGGVDIKITDSAQRNEIEKIDTTAAPVPSVESTVTDIYFAKKIVTPIYERTEETIIAKKGENKKKINARFVTEQEIKKEHLVSYVPEKAFEKAKGGEKITITYKKKVSDSISFKKINKAKIKDKVWVVVTCNGTTGKLSVEINENKLTNTEAVYDNPVKFLIGEEENTKIEFEIFKDIIVTPNTYAKEITLQPKSKENVKVLVDKFGKRTDKNAFLYFKVESTDPAYEINFFETNKEFLNKEGERLEILGTPCYCNRNIEVDEMIDIIYNLRDKQNYKSERDVFFNKGSENIASIRITSGKLTDNKEKLKLFVNEMNIMFKKFKINTCKRKIHFIGQMYLETISFRYTYESRTEVPSNYKGGVAFQGRGMKQITHDYNYLAYYDYINTTTFSATYMKHRVGYESVGECVENRKKANDLGLDDEFYENLKTFAKNLSENLFHSFNSAGWFSTVYNSSTISAMDGGLKDDDIEKVTKAINGGLNNISERKDYTKWTKEFFKYDTECINK; encoded by the coding sequence ATGGCAAAACCAGATAATACTTTAAAACGAAAAGAGCGCGAGGAAAAAGAGAACGCTGAGGATGGCTTAAAATTTGTAATTGATGGAGCCAAACTCAAATGCGACTTGTGTACCGTTCCGGCAGGTGACTTAAAGGTAAATTTTGATACACCTACCATACAAGACAAAAAAGTAGCCACGGTGGTTGAGAAAGACAAGAAGAGCTTAATTTTTAAAGGCAATTGTAAAAAAAGTCCTCAGAGTTCCAGCCCATGTGCTTCAGTGATGAAACTTGCTGACTGGAAAGATGTGGGAACAGTATATTTTCAAGATGAGTTTCCGTTGCTTCTTAAAAGCACCATAAAATGTGAATATGGAGGTGTTGATATTAAAATTACAGATTCTGCGCAACGTAACGAAATTGAAAAAATTGATACTACTGCGGCGCCTGTGCCTAGTGTGGAATCAACGGTAACGGATATTTATTTTGCAAAAAAAATAGTAACTCCAATTTACGAAAGGACAGAAGAAACTATTATTGCAAAAAAAGGAGAAAATAAAAAAAAGATAAATGCTAGATTTGTCACAGAGCAGGAAATAAAAAAAGAACATCTGGTTAGTTATGTTCCTGAAAAAGCTTTTGAAAAAGCTAAAGGAGGAGAAAAGATAACAATAACTTATAAAAAGAAAGTAAGTGATTCTATTTCATTTAAAAAAATAAATAAGGCTAAGATTAAAGATAAAGTTTGGGTAGTTGTAACTTGTAATGGAACCACTGGAAAATTATCCGTTGAGATCAATGAAAATAAACTAACAAATACCGAAGCAGTTTATGATAATCCAGTAAAATTTTTAATTGGAGAAGAAGAAAATACGAAGATTGAATTTGAAATCTTTAAAGATATAATTGTCACACCTAATACTTATGCCAAAGAAATTACGCTTCAACCTAAAAGTAAAGAAAATGTAAAAGTTCTTGTAGATAAATTTGGTAAACGAACTGATAAAAATGCTTTTCTATATTTTAAAGTAGAAAGTACTGACCCAGCTTATGAAATAAATTTTTTTGAAACCAATAAAGAATTCTTAAATAAAGAGGGTGAAAGATTAGAAATTTTAGGGACTCCTTGTTATTGTAATAGAAATATAGAAGTAGATGAAATGATTGATATAATCTATAATTTACGTGATAAACAAAATTATAAAAGTGAACGTGATGTTTTCTTTAACAAAGGAAGTGAAAATATAGCTTCAATAAGAATTACAAGTGGAAAATTAACTGATAATAAAGAAAAATTAAAACTATTTGTTAATGAAATGAATATAATGTTTAAGAAGTTTAAGATTAATACATGTAAAAGAAAAATTCATTTTATTGGACAAATGTATTTAGAAACAATTAGTTTTAGATATACCTATGAAAGTAGGACTGAAGTACCAAGTAATTATAAAGGTGGGGTTGCGTTTCAAGGCAGGGGAATGAAACAAATTACACATGATTATAACTACTTAGCATATTATGATTATATTAATACGACAACATTTTCTGCAACATATATGAAGCATAGGGTTGGTTATGAGAGTGTTGGAGAATGTGTTGAAAATAGGAAAAAAGCTAATGATTTAGGTTTGGATGATGAATTTTATGAAAACTTAAAAACTTTTGCAAAAAATCTTTCTGAAAATTTATTCCATTCGTTTAATTCAGCAGGATGGTTTTCTACAGTCTATAATTCAAGTACAATATCTGCAATGGATGGTGGTCTTAAGGATGATGATATTGAAAAAGTTACTAAAGCGATAAATGGAGGGCTTAATAATATCAGCGAAAGAAAAGATTATACAAAATGGACCAAAGAATTTTTTAAATATGATACAGAATGTATAAACAAATAA
- a CDS encoding DUF2235 domain-containing protein has protein sequence MGKTFVYNTGASKDEEKQDELPLTFGIFIDGTLNNKDNTDMRNKHSRGIDKNGKIDYSKGNGELETEDSKEYKKIKNKRRIEDLLSKKDKTPAEQAEFRAIPERDKYLVASYRVPLNEFGLDRMGTDNSYSNDYTNVARMWQCCEQKKYAIYVPGMGTDNLMRDSQDGFAFGSGQTGIRARVRNACEQIADKVSEAIKTNPKKEAKITKITLDIFGFSRGAATARNLVYEVNLDEGYSKAVQKEIPCGVEYRESRNSESGRVRIQKMRTAFVDVDNYEIDNSYLIEDQLPKMGHLGYSLLKKTKLEFEDLKDVEIIVRFVGIYDTVSSYFEQNDVRDHYDDYGNLKDEGGKLIKEAWSTHFNDDIGELHLNNLYCQKVVHFTAKDEHRQNFALTRINKIPGKYIEKNFPGVHCDIGGAYMTEKEVIDEIGTQMKDRNYVSVLPDSISYDRMGLDALRGDLIRQYWYHEEQIEINIQWSLPPYSKLTGVRGKKIEGTDDQYEGVKKEYSYIPLHFMETYAKSTEMKEYFVEETGLKFPLDDFLTNVESYLTPYALDETNQVKEWDFICDEEIEKKRLERLEKQKLQAEIESIERKLKDHTSEMEGLKKVTDNLRADQYKPNLDFGTLKIPQEIDKKVVVAEEPGIKTIELEEVIVKGYSSQIMLRKLRNEYLHWSSTRDWFGMQPNEGRKRQIH, from the coding sequence ATGGGAAAAACATTTGTATACAATACGGGAGCAAGTAAAGACGAAGAAAAACAGGATGAACTTCCTCTTACTTTTGGGATATTTATAGACGGTACCCTTAATAATAAGGACAATACTGATATGCGTAATAAACACAGTCGAGGTATAGATAAAAATGGTAAGATTGATTATTCTAAAGGGAATGGGGAACTGGAAACTGAAGACTCTAAAGAATATAAAAAAATAAAGAATAAAAGACGAATAGAAGACCTTCTCTCAAAGAAAGATAAGACACCTGCTGAGCAAGCTGAGTTTAGGGCTATTCCTGAAAGAGACAAATATCTTGTAGCCTCATACAGAGTACCCTTAAATGAGTTTGGTCTGGACCGTATGGGTACAGATAACAGCTATAGTAACGATTATACTAATGTGGCACGCATGTGGCAATGCTGCGAACAAAAAAAATACGCAATTTATGTACCGGGTATGGGTACTGATAACTTAATGCGTGACAGTCAGGATGGTTTTGCCTTTGGTTCCGGTCAAACGGGAATACGTGCCAGAGTACGTAATGCTTGTGAGCAAATAGCAGATAAGGTATCAGAAGCGATAAAAACGAATCCTAAAAAAGAAGCAAAAATAACTAAAATTACGCTTGATATTTTTGGATTTAGTCGCGGTGCTGCTACTGCAAGAAACCTCGTTTATGAGGTAAATCTGGACGAAGGCTATAGTAAAGCAGTGCAAAAAGAAATTCCTTGCGGAGTAGAATACAGGGAATCCCGAAATTCGGAATCGGGAAGAGTACGTATCCAGAAAATGCGTACCGCCTTTGTAGATGTTGATAATTACGAGATAGACAACAGTTATTTAATAGAGGATCAATTGCCCAAAATGGGGCATTTGGGATATAGTTTACTCAAAAAAACTAAACTTGAATTTGAGGATTTAAAAGATGTAGAGATTATTGTAAGGTTTGTGGGTATTTATGATACGGTTTCATCTTATTTTGAGCAAAATGATGTTCGTGATCATTATGACGATTATGGAAATCTAAAAGACGAAGGTGGTAAACTAATAAAAGAAGCTTGGTCGACACATTTTAATGATGATATAGGCGAGCTTCATCTTAATAATTTATATTGTCAAAAAGTAGTTCATTTTACCGCTAAAGATGAACATCGCCAAAATTTCGCGCTCACCAGAATCAATAAAATTCCAGGAAAATACATCGAAAAAAACTTTCCGGGAGTGCATTGTGATATTGGAGGAGCATATATGACGGAGAAAGAAGTTATAGATGAAATAGGAACCCAAATGAAAGATAGAAACTATGTTTCTGTTCTTCCAGACAGTATTTCTTATGACCGAATGGGATTAGATGCTCTTCGAGGCGATTTGATAAGACAATATTGGTATCATGAAGAACAAATCGAAATAAACATTCAGTGGAGTCTTCCTCCTTACAGTAAACTCACGGGAGTACGTGGTAAAAAAATAGAAGGGACTGATGATCAGTATGAGGGAGTAAAAAAAGAGTACAGTTATATTCCGCTGCACTTTATGGAAACCTATGCAAAAAGTACTGAAATGAAAGAGTATTTTGTAGAAGAAACAGGTTTGAAATTTCCGTTGGATGATTTTTTAACAAATGTAGAAAGTTATTTAACACCTTATGCTTTGGATGAAACTAATCAGGTTAAAGAATGGGATTTTATTTGTGACGAAGAAATTGAAAAGAAAAGACTTGAAAGACTGGAAAAACAAAAATTACAAGCTGAAATAGAGAGCATAGAACGAAAACTAAAAGACCATACTTCCGAAATGGAAGGCCTGAAAAAAGTAACCGACAATTTAAGAGCAGACCAATATAAACCTAATTTAGATTTTGGTACGCTTAAAATACCACAGGAAATTGATAAAAAAGTGGTTGTTGCAGAAGAACCTGGAATAAAAACTATAGAGTTGGAAGAAGTCATTGTTAAGGGTTACAGCTCTCAGATAATGTTAAGGAAATTAAGGAACGAGTACTTGCATTGGTCTTCAACAAGAGACTGGTTTGGTATGCAGCCCAATGAAGGCAGAAAAAGACAAATACATTAA
- the tssD gene encoding type VI secretion system tube protein TssD, which translates to MAFKSILEFEGNEYQVLFSKVEMLRHTDGKGAVSSEIKGGRLNLRLKSTDNTTVIEQAVNSQHKPVSGKVKFFKADSEQVMKELSFDNAFIVFFSEQLDALAETPMTTEITFSAEKITLGNATLDNNWAKI; encoded by the coding sequence ATGGCATTTAAATCAATTTTAGAATTCGAAGGAAACGAGTACCAAGTGTTATTTTCAAAAGTCGAAATGTTAAGACATACTGACGGTAAAGGAGCTGTTTCTTCTGAAATTAAAGGAGGGAGATTAAACCTTAGATTAAAATCTACTGACAATACTACTGTTATTGAGCAGGCAGTAAACAGTCAGCACAAACCGGTAAGCGGAAAAGTAAAATTTTTCAAAGCTGACTCTGAGCAAGTAATGAAAGAACTTTCTTTTGACAACGCTTTTATTGTATTCTTCAGTGAGCAATTAGATGCTTTGGCCGAAACTCCAATGACAACTGAGATTACTTTCTCTGCTGAAAAAATTACATTAGGTAATGCAACATTAGACAATAATTGGGCTAAAATTTAA
- a CDS encoding phosphodiester glycosidase family protein → MFGSSNSGKYKNASSLGVKGARYNTETRKWENMNVLARNIERRSTEYKFTAKFESCFQSKSHYTEINFNKEGLKAYILSGSVMTPFISGDKTLSQAGMDMDRPQTIEFTINAQFLEGSYFGDSNNQGKSYAKGKFLGGSSQKEWFYISQDAKGSYSFGVGDPPSGSQNAVGGARPLIINGLPYGEFNKYTEDAPKNLLKKGDPGIKNRKYLIQRSAAYFSQQNDVDKGKTIIGYNIKNQNIIIIVQQDGTNGYSLDAFRNYLVKNGYTNALSFDGSNSSLLVIDKKVVIENAIYKDRTTDSGITFSVPK, encoded by the coding sequence ATGTTTGGATCGTCAAATTCAGGAAAATATAAAAACGCCAGCTCATTAGGTGTAAAAGGGGCTAGATATAATACAGAAACCCGTAAATGGGAAAACATGAATGTTTTAGCCAGGAATATTGAAAGAAGAAGTACCGAGTATAAATTTACGGCCAAGTTTGAAAGTTGTTTCCAATCTAAAAGCCATTATACAGAGATTAATTTCAACAAAGAAGGCCTTAAAGCATATATACTTTCAGGTTCTGTTATGACACCTTTTATCAGTGGTGATAAAACTTTGTCACAAGCAGGTATGGATATGGATAGGCCTCAAACAATTGAATTCACGATTAATGCTCAGTTTTTAGAAGGTAGTTATTTTGGAGATAGTAATAATCAAGGTAAATCTTATGCTAAAGGCAAGTTTTTAGGCGGTTCCTCACAAAAAGAATGGTTTTATATTTCCCAAGATGCAAAAGGTAGTTATTCGTTTGGTGTGGGTGATCCTCCTTCAGGTTCACAAAATGCAGTTGGAGGGGCAAGACCTTTGATAATTAATGGTCTTCCTTATGGAGAGTTTAATAAGTATACCGAAGATGCTCCAAAAAATTTATTAAAAAAGGGAGATCCAGGTATAAAAAACAGGAAATATCTAATTCAACGTAGTGCTGCTTATTTTTCCCAACAAAATGATGTCGACAAGGGAAAAACAATCATTGGATATAATATCAAGAATCAAAATATAATAATTATTGTTCAACAAGATGGTACTAATGGATATTCCTTAGATGCTTTTCGAAATTATTTAGTAAAAAACGGATATACAAATGCTCTATCATTTGATGGTTCGAATTCTTCATTGTTAGTAATAGATAAAAAAGTTGTAATTGAAAATGCAATATATAAAGATCGTACCACAGATAGTGGTATAACTTTTAGCGTTCCTAAATAA
- a CDS encoding DUF2931 family protein — protein MKKTFFYLLLFLATSTLTSSCQEKKETNKHANNLSTKDTLTNMKTSFKWQEGLSCPEGYPIQVYRGWLEGPLVSNGVNEEPNSTTSIYGFGTTTGIGNWGENSSGMSQGEKPIPQRLNCTWYSYVEDVMYHINTELDYQKMVKLFNEGFQDSNRKRGKVMTTYNHITIGFAPGGLVVVWLKGGDKDVEVGRYQGNKVVIDPKEIASLDSHERLLFDPVDRERTLKNPKIISQEDQEANKNKPIPYGLWDSYRIKYSWKPTFEFVREGKISDDLSFDMFNGERETLLDEQFIKNEYQERAIPRVLSFAWWDKNGQGYGGYIRFDEKEIFAAFKELHKKNPEANIDLEVKINPGSTYLGATLKNGINAIPLKKSNTEVYESRSLTAKYKKE, from the coding sequence ATGAAAAAAACTTTTTTTTACTTACTATTATTCCTTGCCACAAGTACCTTAACAAGCTCTTGCCAGGAAAAAAAAGAAACTAATAAACATGCCAATAATCTGAGTACAAAAGATACCCTTACTAATATGAAAACAAGTTTTAAATGGCAGGAAGGCTTAAGCTGTCCAGAAGGATACCCAATACAAGTTTATAGAGGCTGGCTTGAAGGCCCACTAGTATCAAACGGAGTAAATGAAGAACCAAACAGTACCACCAGTATATATGGCTTTGGAACTACTACTGGTATAGGAAATTGGGGAGAAAACTCTTCAGGCATGAGTCAGGGTGAAAAACCTATCCCACAAAGGCTAAATTGTACTTGGTATTCGTATGTAGAAGATGTCATGTATCATATAAATACCGAACTTGATTATCAAAAAATGGTCAAACTATTCAACGAAGGATTTCAGGACAGTAATAGAAAAAGAGGGAAAGTAATGACCACTTACAATCATATAACCATCGGTTTTGCCCCTGGAGGTTTAGTAGTTGTTTGGTTAAAAGGGGGAGATAAAGATGTTGAAGTAGGGCGTTATCAAGGTAACAAAGTAGTAATAGATCCCAAAGAAATAGCCTCGTTGGACAGTCATGAACGTTTGTTGTTTGACCCTGTCGATAGAGAACGTACTCTTAAAAATCCTAAGATTATATCTCAGGAGGATCAGGAAGCCAACAAAAATAAACCTATTCCTTATGGGCTTTGGGATAGTTATCGCATAAAGTATAGTTGGAAACCTACTTTTGAATTTGTGAGAGAAGGGAAAATATCAGATGATCTCTCATTTGATATGTTTAACGGAGAGCGAGAAACCTTACTTGATGAACAATTTATTAAAAACGAGTATCAGGAAAGAGCAATTCCAAGAGTATTGAGTTTTGCTTGGTGGGATAAAAACGGACAAGGCTATGGAGGGTACATTCGTTTTGATGAAAAAGAAATTTTTGCTGCATTCAAGGAATTACATAAAAAGAATCCTGAGGCAAATATTGATTTAGAGGTTAAAATTAATCCAGGTAGTACATATTTAGGAGCAACACTAAAAAATGGAATTAATGCCATACCGTTAAAGAAAAGCAATACGGAAGTTTATGAATCACGTTCATTAACCGCAAAATACAAAAAAGAATAG
- the tssD gene encoding type VI secretion system tube protein TssD, which yields MAFKAILEFEGNEYQVLFSKVDMLRHTDGKGAVSSEIKGGRLNLRLKSTDNTTVIEQAVNSQHKPVNGKVKFFKADSEQVMKELSFENAFIVFFSEQLDALAETPMTTEITFSAEKITLGNATLDNNWAKI from the coding sequence ATGGCATTTAAAGCAATTTTAGAATTCGAAGGAAACGAGTACCAAGTATTATTTTCAAAAGTTGATATGTTAAGACATACTGACGGTAAAGGAGCTGTTTCATCTGAAATTAAAGGAGGTAGATTAAACCTTAGATTAAAATCTACAGACAATACTACTGTTATTGAACAGGCAGTAAACAGTCAGCACAAACCGGTAAACGGAAAAGTAAAGTTTTTTAAAGCTGATTCTGAGCAAGTAATGAAAGAACTTTCTTTTGAAAATGCTTTCATTGTATTCTTCAGTGAGCAATTAGACGCTTTGGCTGAAACTCCAATGACTACTGAGATCACTTTCTCAGCAGAAAAAATCACATTAGGAAATGCTACATTAGATAACAACTGGGCTAAGATCTAA